The following is a genomic window from Micropterus dolomieu isolate WLL.071019.BEF.003 ecotype Adirondacks linkage group LG12, ASM2129224v1, whole genome shotgun sequence.
GATGTGACCCTTATTTTTTCCTCACATCCTCATGGCAAAATtctaacaaaatgtttaaatatgaatATCAGGCTGTATTTCTTAAGTTTTCTgtaatgcatttgtgtgtgtgtgtgtgtgtgtgtgtgtgtgtagagtagGAGCATGGTATTAAGATGTCTTGTCTTTATTAAATCAAGCATAGCCACTGATGACCTGATGAGGTTTGCACATCTGCTGCCACAAACACAGCGGACAGGGGACCAGGTGGCCTCTGTTatattctgttctgttctaatgactgtgtgtgtgtgtgtgtgtgtgtgtgtgcgaacaAGGTTTTGAAGTGTCATGGCTTTTCTCTCTACTGACAGTACGATATAATTAGAAGCTCTGAACAGAACATCAGTGACAGTACAGGAGGAAAAGTGGTAATTTATTTCCTTAAAACCACCCCTTTAACGTAATGGCAGTATGTTCCTGTGtttatactgtgtgtatgtgtacactgCATAAAACATCCTTCTTATGGACAGCATCGCTGGCCAATATAATTCCTGACTTTTAGAACCAAAACtactttattattaattttttatttgacatCTTACTTTGCTGACAAAGTATTTTCCCAAAGAATCTTTAGTAAATTAAGCCAAACTTCTGTAATGTATAATTGTTAAACACACTGTTACTATAAAAAAGCCgtacagaacaaaaaaaagaccaaaacaaccATTTAGGACATTGATTTAGTATTTGTAGTGGTTTTACACCAAGTCATCATCTTAACTAACccctttaaactttttttaaaacaagaaataacCCAGCAGTGAGATTCTCCTTTTCAGTTTAATTATGAGTGTCTGTATCttgaaactaaaaaaataaacacaagatgAAGGAACTGACTTCAATATCAGATTTTAGGACTCAGAGTTTCTGTAGATCGTTAGTTTTGTGTTGAatatggatttgttttttttttgttttttttgtgtgtgtatgtttctttACCTTTGGTCTTAATCATCTGTGTCTACAGTCCTAAACTGGCTGAAATCTTCTGAGATAAAGGGCTCTCTATCCGTCTGTCTCTAtatctcacacacagacaactggCTCTCACGGCCAACGTGACCAGCCTGTNNNNNNNNNNNNNNNNNNNNCTTTAGTAAATTAAGCCAAACTTCTGTAATGTATAATTGTTAAACACACTGTTACTATAAAAAAGCCgtacagaacaaaaaaaagaccaaaacaaccATTTAGGACATTGATTTAGTATTTGTAGTGGTTTTACACCAAGTCATCATCTTAACTAACccctttaaactttttttaaaacaagaaataacCCAGCAGTGAGATTCTCCTTTTCAGTTTAATTATGAGTGTCTGTATCttgaaactaaaaaaataaacacaagatgAAGGAACTGACTTCAATATCAGATTTTAGGACTCAGAGTTTCTGTAGATCGTTAGTTTTGTGTTGAatatggatttgttttttttttgttttttttgtgtgtgtatgtttctttACCTTTGGTCTTAATCATCTGTGTCTACAGTCCTAAACTGGCTGAAATCTTCTGAGATAAAGGGCTCTCTATCCGTCTGTCTCTAtatctcacacacagacaactggCTCTCACGGCCAACGTGACCAGCCTGTCGATCAGCACATGCTAACAGCGTTCTGCTGCATGTAATGCTGCCCTAAGcttccttacacacacacacacagtcactgcCCTTATGTACACTCTCTGACCACAGTCCTGCTCCTTTCCCACGCCAGTGCTGAACTTTGGTCTGTAGCCAGCACATCTCCCTCTCAACTCAAACATCCGACTTTGTCCAGCTAAATGATGTTTGGTTGATTTcacagcctcacacacacacacaataaatacatgGATATTTAATGAATAATTCAATAATTagaaatgtaaatacaaaaaaattacaaattaagcACAAACTACAGTACATACAGCTGCACTGAGCTTTGACAGTATCTCCGTCATTGACATTAACAGACTGAAGTACTGTAGCTTTCAGTTCAAGGTATTTTCTCATGAATGGTTAGTTTCCTTCAGGCAAGATTATTCAGTTTGTATTACTCCgctgtacagtaaaataagAGCACCTTATAACTCAAACAATGATCATTTTGTTAGCATTCAATAAAAATAGCTTTGTCATAAAGTATTTTATTGAAACCTCATAGGagctaattttttttaactgaatggCAAAATGTTTGATATAATTCACTagtctttaaaagtgggttgtAACATGGTCTTGGTCTGTAGAGGAGCATGTTTTCCTAACTGATTTGACTCTCCACACTACCACGGACTTATATTTTCAAAACACAATTAATGACCAAACATTTAACGCTGAATCTCCATTATTGCTTAATGTGTGAATATGAGCGGTTAGGTGCTCATGATGACTCATTACAATCATAAAAGACTTCTGGGCAGGACAAAGACTGAGTTGAGAGGACAGCTCATTCTGCAACATAAAACCATCTTCACTGTCATGAGTATAATTATGGACAAGTAGCTCAGTTCATACTTGAATTGCCTTGAGTCACCAAACACAATAGCTCGTAACAATAGTTCTTtcccacttctctctctctctgcagtgtgTACCAAGGGTCAGGCAGTCAGTGGTCGGTATCGTATGCTGGCGAAGAACGGAGGCTACGTCTGGGTAGAAACCCAGGGAACTGTCATCTACAACAGCCGCAACTCCCAGCCCCAGTGCATCGTGTGCATAAACTATGTCCTCAGGTAAGTACAGTCATGTTGGGAGACACAGTTCTGGAAAACTGTAGGTGGAAAGATGTTGAATTTGGGCGAAAAGTTTGTTTTAGATGTCTaggttaattaaaataattgtttcagGTAGCAGATTATGGAAAAACCTGCAGCATGCTAAAATGAAGGCTGCAAATCACATTAAAaggtttgtgtgctctgaaagcTGCACTGTATCCAAACAAAACCCAACTCACCGTGCTGTCCTTCTCCAATCCTGCAGCGACATTGAGGAGAAGTCCATGATTTTCTCCTTGGAGCAGACAGAGTCACTGTTCAAGCCATGCCACATGAGCAGCTTCTTCAACGCTGGAGGTGAAGGCGTGGCCGGAGAGGCGGGAGATGCCCTCTTTACCAAACTCAAAAAGGAGCCGGAGGACCTCGCCCAGCTGGCTCCAACACCTGGAGATACAATCATCAGCCTCGACTTCCGTCTGTATTGACTTCTGTCATCTTTTAAGTGCATGTGTTGGGCTCATTATTATGTTAGctttaatgcaaaaaaacacattgtagtGCATTACATAAACGTGGCAACTgttaaaattgtgtttgtagtcAGTTAAATAGGTATGATGTGCACAAAGCATTGTCATCAACTCAAAGTGGTCACCTCAGCTATGTTCAAGCTCTTGATTTTAACAGGCACCTGCCAGCCAGTCAGAAAGTAGAAAAGTATTTTCCATGGTATTAAATAGTTTGAACTTCAGGACTTTAACCACCTCCATTTAATGCTATAAAAGCTACTTAGATTAGATAGGCTAGACAAACATTTTGTAAGTTAGTTTTATTGAAATTTTCAATTACAGTACGCGCATCAGCTGTCTCGTGTTTGTCAAACCTTTTTGACACTTTAATTCTTGATCCCGTCTCTTTACAACTGActtatttattttgcaggcCGCACTCACTTCGAGGAGCCCCAGCAGCCAGCTGGATACGCACAGGCGCCTGCTGCATCTATGCCCCCTCCGGACCCTCCATCCTGGGCCAGCGAGAGCCACAAGCTTGCCCCTCCATCATCAGGCCAAATCTCTGCACCAGTTCCAAGGGACATGGTTACCATGGCCAGTACGTTCACTGTGCAGCAGAATCCGCCACCGGGCAGCGCCACTCCGAGCCTCAGCAGCTGCTCCACGGTGAGGACAAGGAGGGAAGGCGGGATTGAGAGACTGAATGTTAAATTGAAAGGAGTAATTAGTTAGTGAGCGAGTGACtggttgtgtttgtttcatAGTTTGTTCTTTCTGTGTCCAATGAGGCCTGGGGGGTTAAAGGTCACAATCTGTGGGCAGTGTGTGTGGGAATAACGGGGGTGGATATTTGGAAGGAACAGGCTCTTAGCAGTGAATAGTGCCTTTGTCAAAACCCATCTCTCGCTCTTTGTTTCGTTCTTTCTACACTTGGTTCTTCCACTTACGTTTTGTCCCTTTTTCTCTGTGCTTGCCATCTTGTTCCTCTTTGCGCTCTCCATTTCTGTATCTCCTTTTCATTTCCTCCATCCTGCTTCTCTTTTACCTCTGCAGCCCAGCAGCCCAGGTGATTACTACAGCTCAGTGGAGAGTGACCTGAAGGTGGAGCTGACTGAGAAGCTGTTTGCTCTCGATACGGAGAGCAACAACAGTCCTGCAAACACTGAGGTGTGTCCTTCTCTTTGTCCCATGAATATACTTATGTCTAAAACTTACTCTCTGTGTCGTCAGTTCATTGATTTGACTTACGAGGCCTTGTTTACTGAATCTGGTTGAAAACTTGGCTTTCCTTGGCTCTTCCTTTTTGGGAATCAAGGAGAAGATTTTTCCCATTTTGAATGACATTTTTAGTCTTTCTACAACTTCGCAAGCAGAATATCATACAAATTATATCTTTTTTTCAGGGTTGTCATAAATCCGTTATTTTAAACACCGCTCTTAACAGCCAAGATAATCTGTttatcaaaaaaacattttaatataatcTATTTTAATGTAGACTCTTTGTATGTTTTAAGGCTTTTGTATAAACTACGAATTTGTAAAAATGTACCTACCTGCACACTCAAACAAGGATCATGTAATCTACATAAATGAGCAGtggagaccccccccccccccccccccccccNNNNNNNNNNNNNNNNNNNNcccccccccccccccccatttttaACACACCATGGTATCTTTCACTTTCCCAGAGAGACTTGAGTGACTTAGATTTGGAGACTTTGGCTCCTTATATCCCAATGGATGGTGAGGACTTCCAGCTGAATCCCATCATCCCAGAATCCGAGCCCCTGGAGGGAGGTCCCGGAGGATCCATggggagcagcagcagcctgaccCAAACACACAAGGCCACGCTGCAGAGTTTCAGCAACATTGTCAGCCTCTTCCAGCCCTTGTCCTCCCCTCCTCAGTCCCAAGGTCACTACCAGCACCAGCCAGCTACATCCTGGGCTGCAAGGGAGAAGAGAGGCTCCAGCCAGGGGTCCGTGGACCCCTGTGCAAGGTCTTGCATTATGGGGCAAATGCAGAGTCCCCCGTACCGGGCTCCAGCCAGCACCCCACTGTCCTCCATGGGTGGGAGGCAGAACCTGCAGTGGCCACCAGACCCTCTGTTAACCTACCAACAGCAACCACGAGCCACCAAGACCTACCTGATGGATGCTTTGTCAGGAGAGGAGCGCCTGCCCTGTCAACAGAACACACCACATCTCATGCAGAAATATAGGTGATGTAACAATAAACAAAGTCCTGACATTCAAGTTTTAAaccaagacaaaaacaataatgcACTAGAGATACATTTTCATAGTGTTACAATGCAAACCAAAGGAAGTTGGTCCAGTTAGTACCTCGCAGTCAAACTTCCCTGTGTTGAAATTATGTTTGTCCATCCTGTTGGTATGACGACCAATCAAAAAACAGCCTAatgatgtgttgtgtttgcaggtCGGCTGACAATTTTGTTCAAGCCTACAGAGACATGAGTCCAGCCAGAGTGGCCATGGCCAACAGTATCAAGCGCTCCTTTACCCAGATGTCTGTGGTGAGTTCCtctgattaacacacagtataTAGCAATAAGTTTCATATGTATTCCTGAGAATCATTACTGCATGGAAAAAAAGGGCATCTCAAAACATTTGATTatcgtggaaaagttcattttctttttgtattttgttttaaccTTGATGGATTACGGCTCACAGCTCATGGGAATCAAAAACTCTAGTACCTCAAAACTATTACAATTTTTAGATTGACCTGAGATGAGCTTGAATCAGTTATTAACTCAagacacctgcaaaggttttcTGAGCCTTTAATTTGTGGTGCTCACAATAAATTTGTTTTCTATGATATTCAAATTTCTTGAGGCACCTGTATATTTACTTCAGCTACtccttttaaataatttttcttctttaaaataAGCAGCTAATTACTGAAAAATAATGAAGCAAGTGCTACTTTGATCTGAAAGTGAGCATCAGTGTATATATCAGCTAATAAAGTAAccatgtgtttgcattttagGGTGAAAATAAGCCATCGGAAATCTGGAAGAAGATGAGGATTGACGGTTGTGTCGCCATGGATCGCTCCCTCAGCACAGGATCACTGGCAGGTATGAACTCACTGTTTGTTTGTGGAAAAATATCTTGCATTATTATCACTTTCAATCAACTACTGTACCTGTAATCTCTCTGTCTCAGAGTCGGGGATGGGAAGGATGATGCCAGGCAGCATGTCTTCCTGTCTCAGCTCTCTGCCGCAACACAGGAAGTGTCAGTATCCAGAAAATGGGATAGCTGGTGCACATGAGAAAGCTGTTCCCCAAAAGAGCTACAActacacacagtataacatGCTGGCTTCTACCAAGACTGAGGGTGAGCAGATGTGACTTTAACGTTTAAACTGCCTAGAAACTCATCCAACGTCACTGTGTAAAGCACCAGAACCTGGAATACTCCTTATCCTTTTAATCTGTAATTGTTCCATTAAACttgtattttattaaagcaagaaaacaaatgtggCAAGAAATATAGAATATATTAATCTGGATCCAATACAAATCAacatgtgtttcctgttttctagaataaagttgttgttttttctttgattattttCACTTAAGATCTTACTAAAATTTCAAGGAACTTATTGAAACATGTTGCTTTCTGATGGAAACAGGCAATCATATTACTGCTATGGCAGATTTCCCCCCCCcacttgttttaagaaaaagGTTTTTAGGGCTCAATTACAGGCTAGCGTGACTTAAAggggtggtattatgcttttggctttttccctctcctttattgagttagatatattttttgtgcatgtaataggtttgcaaagtgaaaaagtccagcccaaagggagttcccatctcccacagaaaactctgcactgaactgcttgaaaacagctcgtttgtagtccagccgcttccctttcatccttgtggTGACACACGCaagaaagctaaatgcgcctcataacGCTCACTAAGCAGCTACTCCGACacccctcaaaaacactgagctgcagcacacagctctcctctccctgacaaacactagctacccagTCAGAAGACATAAAGTTggtcctgtgatgtagagacagagctc
Proteins encoded in this region:
- the epas1b gene encoding endothelial PAS domain-containing protein 1b isoform X1 — translated: MTAEKEKKRSSSERRKEKSRDAARCRRSKETEVFYDLAHQLPLPHSVSSHLDKASIMRLAISFLRTRKLLATGCSSGGDEDRQMDSLYLKSLEGFITVVTSDGDMIFLSENINKVMGLTQVDLTGHSIFDFTHPCDHDEIRENLSLKTAGSGFGKKSKELSTERDFFMRMKCTVTNRGRTVNLKSASWKVLHCTGHLKMYNSCPPRGLCGFKEPPLTCAVLMCDPIPHPSNIDTPLDSKTFLSRHSMDMKFTYCDERVTELMGYTAEDLLGRSVYDFYHALDSDSVTKSHHNLCTKGQAVSGRYRMLAKNGGYVWVETQGTVIYNSRNSQPQCIVCINYVLSDIEEKSMIFSLEQTESLFKPCHMSSFFNAGGEGVAGEAGDALFTKLKKEPEDLAQLAPTPGDTIISLDFRRTHFEEPQQPAGYAQAPAASMPPPDPPSWASESHKLAPPSSGQISAPVPRDMVTMASTFTVQQNPPPGSATPSLSSCSTPSSPGDYYSSVESDLKVELTEKLFALDTESNNSPANTERDLSDLDLETLAPYIPMDGEDFQLNPIIPESEPLEGGPGGSMGSSSSLTQTHKATLQSFSNIVSLFQPLSSPPQSQGHYQHQPATSWAAREKRGSSQGSVDPCARSCIMGQMQSPPYRAPASTPLSSMGGRQNLQWPPDPLLTYQQQPRATKTYLMDALSGEERLPCQQNTPHLMQKYRSADNFVQAYRDMSPARVAMANSIKRSFTQMSVGENKPSEIWKKMRIDGCVAMDRSLSTGSLAESGMGRMMPGSMSSCLSSLPQHRKCQYPENGIAGAHEKAVPQKSYNYTQYNMLASTKTEGIVSRLLGTSFESSCLPELTRYDCEVNIPLQGNLHLLQGCDLLRALDQAT